The genomic DNA CCCGTGCCAGCCCGTTGCGCCGTCATGGAGCATGGTACCCGACCGGGGGACGGCAGCCGACTATAGTATAGGTCCGTTACCGCCGGGGCACCCCGGAGTAGCGGCTGGCACCCGATGCGGGTGCCGGGTAGCCGATGCAGGCGGCCCCAGCGGGCTGATGTGCAGCCGACGCTGGGAGTCCCAGCGGGGGGAGGGGACACCGGGCCCATCCATCAGACCTGCATGGGCTGGATGGCGCAGCTGTGGTCTCCGGTTCCGGGCCCGGCCGCGGTCGCGGCGTGTCGTTCGGCCCTCGACTCCGCAGCGGTCCGGGAGGGGTGGAACCCGATCCGTCCACAGGCCTCGCAGTGGATCTCGTACATGGTCTGCGGACGAGTGCTGGCGGGTGTGGGCGATAGTAATGGACCGCTTTCCGGGGCTGTACTCGTCGGCAGGGCGGGGCACCTGTTCGGCTTGCGGCCCCGTCTCAGGGCCCCTCGGCTGCCGCGCCCACGGCCCGCGCCGGCGAGCCGACGACCCGCGTGTCCGGCGGTACGTCGTCGAGCACCGTCGCGTGCATCCCCAGTTCCGCGCCGTCGCCGACGACGACGTCCGTGGCGACGGTGACGCCCGGGTGGACGGTGACCCGCTCGCCCAGCGTCGCCCCGCCGGCCAGGCCACTCCCGAACGCCAGCGTCGTCCGCGGGCCGACTTGGGCCTGGTGTGCGAGGTGGACACCGCCGCTGAGTTTGGCGCCCCGCCCGACGACCGTCCGGTCGAAGACGGCCCGGTCGACGACGCAGTTCGGACCGACGGTCGCGCCGGCCTCGACCACGACCTCGCCGACGTGTGGCTGGTGGTGGAGGTCCCCCGCCCCGTCGCGCTGGTAGCCGAAGCCTGGCGTCCCGATGACGGCCCCGGCGCCGACGCTGGCGCCGTCCTCCAGCGTCACGCAGTCGTCGACGTGGGCCCCGGGTCCGACGTGGCAGTCGCGACCGACGGTGGCGCCGTCGCCGACCGTCGCGCTCGGGTGGATGGTCGGCTCGGGCGGGGGCGCGAGGAACTCGCGGGCGGCGCGGACGAAGGCCAGCTGCGGACGGTCGTGGTGGATCAGTGTCCGGTCCGCCAGGTGGCCGACCGACGGCCGGCAGATGACCGCGCCCGCGTGCGTGGCCTCGACCGGTGCCGCGTCCGCGTGGACGGAGAACGCGAGGTCGCGTGGTCCGGCGGCACCCAGCGATTCGATGTCGTCGAGGCGGGTCGGCTCGCCCACGTGCGGCGCATCGAGGTACCGCGCGACCGTCGTGGAGGCCACCGAGCGGCTCGACTGCGTCCCGTGCATGGGCCGGGCTGCCGGGCTGTGGAGGTTGTAATGCAGCGCCTACCCGCGTCCGCCCGGGCGTACGCCGGGGATAACAATGACCGGCTCGCGGCTCGATGGAGTCGATGACACTCCGCACTGCAGTCGTCGGTGGGGGCGCGGTCTCGGACATCCACCTCTCCGGAGTCGCGAAGAACCCCCGGACGGAGCTGGTCGCCATCTGTGACGTGGACGAGGTGACCGCCCGGGAGAAGGCACTCGAGTACGGCATCCTGCCGTACACGGACCTGGACGACCTGCTGGCGTCCGAGGACCTCGACTGGCTCCACCTCTGTACGCCGGTCGCGACCCACCTGCCGCTGGCCGAGACGATCATCGAGGCGGGCGTCCCCATCCTCATCGAGAAGCCCGTGACGGACACGGCCGCGGAGGCCGAACAGCTCCGCGCCCTCGCACGTCAACACGGGGTCCCCGTCGCGGTCGTCCGGAACCACCGGTTCACGTCGGCCATGCGGGAGGCGACGGCGGCGGTCGAGGCCGGCGACCTCGGCGAGGTACGTGCCGTCGAGGTGACCTACACGGGGAACACCTGGCCGGACGAGGTGAACCGGGGGTCGTGGACCTTCGACCTCCCAGGTGGCGAGTTCGAGGAGGGCATCCCGCACCCCATCTACCTCGCACTCGGCGCCGGCGGCTTCCCGGTCGACGAGGCCAGCGTGCAGGCGGTCACCAGCCGTCACGGGGCGTACGAGCAGGGGTTCAGCTACGACGGCCTGTCGATCCAGTACCCGACCGCCGAGGAGACCCTCTGTGGGGTGACCGTCCTGGCGGGCGCGGTGCCCCAGCGCACGGTCGACATCCACGGCACGGACGCCTCGCTGGTCGTCGACCAGGTCTCCGGGACCGTCGTTCGCCTGAACCGCGACTACAAGGCCTCGCCGCTGGCCCGGCTCCGGAACGACCTCGACCGGGCGGCCGGGCGGCTCCGTGGGACCGTCGAGAACGTCCGTGACGCGGTGACCGCGCGCCGGCACGACGACTGGGACCACCAGCGCCTGCGGAACCCCCACTACTACCAGTTCGACCGCGAGGCCGCGCGCCTCCTGGCCGGCGAGGACCCGCTCGTCCCGCTGGACGACGGGGTGTGGACGCTCCGGCTGATGGAAGCGGTCCGCGAGGCGGCGGGTCGCGAGCGGACCGACCAGGCCGCGGATGCCGACGTCCGGACCGCCGAGGGCACCGCGGAGGCCACGATTCCGGAGCCGCCGGACAACTGACCGGCCCGACAACAGGTCCGCTCCACAACCGACCCGCCGGCCGGGGCGACCGCCGTGTGAGCGCGCTGTTCGTCCGGGCTGGTGGGCGTGGCAGGTCCGGGGCCTGCTCCACGATACGGATGAGTGGGAACGATAATCCTTCTGCCCCGGATATTAGTTCTCAAACCCAGATATTGTATCGATATATCCGTATCCGAAAGCACATCCGCGAGTCTTCGTCGATGTTGCGACTGGTGGATGCAGCTCGTCGTAGCCGAGGGTTCGTCCACGGGCAGTCGCCGGCGATGGCCGGGAGACGGTCCGAGCGGGAGGTCACGTCCGCGGAACCACTCCACAGCCTCGACCGGCGCACGGGGTCCAGCGTTCCCCCGCGCATCGAGGTGTCCCGGTACGTTCCTGTGACTTAAATAGTATTGACACGATGGAGGTGATACATGAACGAACGAAGGTCGACCACTGATGGGTCTCACGGGGGGAATTCTCCGACCGGTCACGTATTCGAGGCAGGCGAGCAACCGGTTGCCGAAGCCGTCGTCGAGGCCACATCGACGGTGACCGGGCGGGACCCGCTCGACATGGAGCCGCTGTTCGACGTGGTCGACCCCGACGCCCTGGAGACCCTCGTCGCCGGACCCGCCGGGAGCGCAGGTGTGAGCGTCTCCTTCCAGTTCGAGGGGCGGCAGATCACCGTCCAGCGCGGCGGCCGGATCCACATCGCCGACGGCTAGCGCCGGTCCCCCGACCTCGAGAATCGCGACCCTGCGCCCCCGCGCTCGGCAGGTGACCGCGCCTGCCGTGCTATCGCCGAGTTCCTCCGTCGACCAGTGTCCCCAGTCCCGACTCCAGGTCGACGGTCGGTTCGTACCCGAGCAGCTGCCGGGCCCGGTCGATGGCGGCGCGGCTGTCCTCGACGTCGCCCTCGCGGGCGTCCGTGTGGACGATATCGGAGTCCGAGCCGGTCACCGACAGGATCTGCTCGGCGAGCTCCCGGATGGTGACGGACCGGCCGGTCCCGATGTTGATGGGGGTGCCGGCGACCGCGTCGCCGTCGGCGGTCGCGGCGGCGAGGTTCGCCCGCACCACGTCATC from Haloglomus litoreum includes the following:
- a CDS encoding HalOD1 output domain-containing protein, translated to MNERRSTTDGSHGGNSPTGHVFEAGEQPVAEAVVEATSTVTGRDPLDMEPLFDVVDPDALETLVAGPAGSAGVSVSFQFEGRQITVQRGGRIHIADG
- a CDS encoding LpxD N-terminal domain-containing protein, whose translation is MASTTVARYLDAPHVGEPTRLDDIESLGAAGPRDLAFSVHADAAPVEATHAGAVICRPSVGHLADRTLIHHDRPQLAFVRAAREFLAPPPEPTIHPSATVGDGATVGRDCHVGPGAHVDDCVTLEDGASVGAGAVIGTPGFGYQRDGAGDLHHQPHVGEVVVEAGATVGPNCVVDRAVFDRTVVGRGAKLSGGVHLAHQAQVGPRTTLAFGSGLAGGATLGERVTVHPGVTVATDVVVGDGAELGMHATVLDDVPPDTRVVGSPARAVGAAAEGP
- a CDS encoding Gfo/Idh/MocA family protein; its protein translation is MTLRTAVVGGGAVSDIHLSGVAKNPRTELVAICDVDEVTAREKALEYGILPYTDLDDLLASEDLDWLHLCTPVATHLPLAETIIEAGVPILIEKPVTDTAAEAEQLRALARQHGVPVAVVRNHRFTSAMREATAAVEAGDLGEVRAVEVTYTGNTWPDEVNRGSWTFDLPGGEFEEGIPHPIYLALGAGGFPVDEASVQAVTSRHGAYEQGFSYDGLSIQYPTAEETLCGVTVLAGAVPQRTVDIHGTDASLVVDQVSGTVVRLNRDYKASPLARLRNDLDRAAGRLRGTVENVRDAVTARRHDDWDHQRLRNPHYYQFDREAARLLAGEDPLVPLDDGVWTLRLMEAVREAAGRERTDQAADADVRTAEGTAEATIPEPPDN